A window of the Megalopta genalis isolate 19385.01 chromosome 2, iyMegGena1_principal, whole genome shotgun sequence genome harbors these coding sequences:
- the TpnC25D gene encoding troponin C at 25D, whose translation MEEDEQKMAVMRKAFQMFDTTKSGFIDTMKISTILNTMGQLFDDSELNSIIEENDPEGSGKVNFDGFCKIAGRFLEEEDAEAMQEELKEAFRLYDREGNGYITTATLKEILAALDDKLTSSDLDGIIAEIDTDGSGTVDFDEFMEMMTGE comes from the exons ATG GAGGAAGACGAGCAGAAGATGGCCGTGATGCGGAAAGCGTTCCAGATGTTCGACACGACGAAGAGCGGCTTCATCGACACTATGAAGATCTCGACGATCTTGAACACGATGGGTCAGCTGTTCGACGACAGCGAGCTGAACTCGATAATCGAGGAGAACGACCCCGAGGGGTCAGGCAAAGTGAACTTCGACGGGTTCTGCAAGATCGCTGGTCGGTTTCTCGAGGAAGAGGACGCGGAGGCTATGCAGGAGGAGCTCAAAGAAGCTTTCCGTTTGTACGACCGCGAGGGAAACGGATACATCACAACGGCCACCTTGAAGGAGATCCTCGCTGCTCTTGACGACAAGCTAACCAGTTCCGATTTGGATGGAATCATCGCTGAGATCGACACCGACGGGTCTGGAACGGTGGACTTCGACG AATTTATGGAGATGATGACAGGAGAATGA
- the Hex110 gene encoding hexamerin 110 isoform X2 yields MRCLVLLLAFVAFASCSSGRHAADQDLLSKQQDVIQLLQNIGQEIPNHQLQELGINYDITNNALQYTNPIIVKYYAGVVQAGLVQPKGTVYTSSISQLRKEVALLYRILMGAKNYQTFLQTAAWARVNVNEGQFVKALIGAVLMRPDTKGIILPPLYEILPQYHLDARIIQEAQDIGIQNIQQGSQQQNIHVIPANYSALLSESEQKVSYFTQDVGLASYYGYLNLVNSILGEDDQQQQQQQPLTQQQYQQQIVGRYLHQVGQDQQNIVGHGAKYLYLHQQLLAHYELNRLTCGLAPIQEIDYNNINSEYHPHLRALNGLEFQSRPANLQLQPLKNKLIQHVIMLEQRLMDAIDSGHVITPQGIFLSLYQPQGVDILGNLIEGGGKSVNPRYYGSLQAAARKLLGNVPETQQLGETPSVLELGQTAVNDPVFYKLYKKVMNLYNKYQQSLPAYQWNELILPGVTIQDVDISELITFFNDYYLDLSATVPQLGLQQQQQQQQQQQQKVLAQLKRLDHKPYQYQINVISKQAVPNSVIRVFLGPKFDHQGQKINIAENHQSFVQLDQFIYDLAQGQNVIVRNSQQASGLSHDWPSIQEIQQGVHSAMSSQGPFYVTKPHQIFSFPARLSLPKGQPQGFPLQLLVVISAPGPLNVPYGPVNSHETVSYQTQQYQIVSPEQYQQLQQQQSQLPHVSGIQQTLEVLPESWMNSPLHIQNALNKVLGKQSWLGQQGIQQGRQQIPIQVGQNIQGVQLGMQGVPNVQQQGVVGLQGVQGLQSGIQGIQGVQGLQSGIQGVQGLHNVQGLQGTQQGIQGVQHGVQGVRGVQGLQGIQQGVHGVHQGVQGVQQGIHGVQQGVQDVQLGVQGLQKLQQGVQQGVISGLNSPSPYQQSVQGGWQSQITGGIASGVISGQLYGSGSVNNVASGQLHAGGFQYVHAQQHTVQDQTVQEYYKNQPIQDIIGGTISLDGKPLGFPLDRPLSLGALGVPNIFVKDVLVYHVGQPTNEITQ; encoded by the exons ATGAGGTGCTTAGTTCTCCTGTTGGCTTTCGTGGCTTTTGCTAGCTGCAGCAGTGGCAGACATGCTG CTGACCAAGATCTCCTCAGCAAGCAGCAAGATGTGATCCAGCTGCTGCAAAATATCGGCCAGGAAATTCCGAACCATCAACTTCAAGAACTCGGCATTAACTATGACATTACAAACAACGCTTTACAATACACCAACCCAATCATTGTGAAATACTATGCTGGCGTGGTCCAGGCTGGTTTAGTCCAACCAAAAGGCACCGTCTACACCAGCAGCATCAGCCAGCTCCGTAAAGAAGTAGCCCTTCTTTACAGAATTTTGATGGGCGCCAAGAACTACCAAACGTTCTTGCAGACTGCTGCATGGGCTCGCGTGAATGTCAACGAGGGACAATTTGTCAAG GCTTTGATCGGTGCCGTTTTGATGCGCCCGGACACCAAGGGCATCATTCTCCCGCCGTTGTACGAAATCTTGCCCCAATACCACTTGGACGCTAGAATCATCCAAGAAGCTCAGGACATTGGCATCCAAAATATCCAACAAGGCAGCCAACAACAAAACATCCACGTGATCCCAGCCaactactctgctctgctgtcCGAGAGCGAACAGAAGGTCTCCTACTTCACTCAGGACGTCGGTCTTGCTTCTTACTATGGCTACCTCAACCTCGTCAACTCCATCCTGGGAGAA GacgatcaacaacaacaacagcaacagcccCTGACCCAGCAACAGTACCAGCAACAGATCGTCGGTAGATACTTACACCAAGTTGGACAGGACCAACAGAACATCGTCGGCCACGGAGCCAAATACCTGTACCTCCACCAACAACTTCTGGCTCACTACGAACTGAACCGTCTCACCTGCGGACTCGCCCCAATCCAAGAGATCgactacaacaacatcaactCCGAATACCACCCGCATCTTCGTGCTCTGAACGGTCTTGAGTTCCAAAGCCGCCCGGCGAACCTCCAACTCCAACCGCTGAAGAACAAGCTTATCCAACATGTCATCATGCTGGAGCAAAGATTAATGGACGCTATCGACTCTGGACACGTGATCACTCCCCAGGGCATCTTCCTGTCTCTTTACCAACCACAGGGTGTCGACATTCTTGGTAACCTGATCGAAGGTGGTGGCAAGAGCGTCAACCCAAG ATACTACGGAAGTCTCCAGGCTGCAGCCCGCAAACTCCTCGGCAATGTCCCCGAAACCCAACAGCTCGGAGAAACGCCGTCGGTTCTCGAACTTGGCCAGACCGCTGTCAACGACCCGGTCTTCTACAAGCTCTACAAGAAGGTCATGAATCTTTACAACAAGTACCAGCAATCCCTGCCGGCTTACCAATGGAACGAGCTTATCCTCCCTGGAGTGACCATCCAAGACGTCGACATCAGCGAGCTCATCACCTTCTTCAACGACTACTATCTTGACCTTAGCGCCACCGTTCCCCAACTTGGCctgcaacaacagcaacaacagcaacagcaacagcaacagaaGGTTCTGGCTCAGCTGAAGAGACTGGATCACAAACCATACCAGTACCAGATCAACGTGATCAGCAAGCAAGCAGTACCCAACTCTGTCATTCGTGTATTCCTCGGACCTAAATTTGACCACCAGGGCCAGAAAATCAACATCGCCGAGAACCATCAGTCGTTCGTTCAACTTGACCAGTTCATTTACGATC TCGCCCAGGGCCAGAACGTCATCGTCAGAAACTCCCAGCAGGCTTCAGGCTTGAGCCACGACTGGCCATCGATCCAGGAGATCCAACAGGGTGTCCACAGTGCTATGAGCTCCCAGGGACCGTTCTACGTCACCAAG CCCCACCAGATCTTCAGCTTCCCCGCTAGACTGTCTCTACCTAAGGGACAACCTCAAGGCTTCCCTCTGCAATTGCTGGTCGTGATCTCCGCTCCAGGCCCGTTGAACGTTCCCTATGGTCCGGTGAACTCGCACGAGACCGTGTCCTACCAGACCCAACAGTACCAGATTGTCAGCCCTGAGCAGTACCAACAACTGCAACAGCAACAGAGCCAGCTGCCCCATGTGTCCGGCATCCAGCAGACTCTAGAGGTTCTGCCCGAGAGCTGGATGAATTCTCCGTTACACATTCAGAACGCTCTGAACAAAGTACTCGGCAAACAATCCTGGTTAGGTCAACAAGGCATCCAGCAAGGCAGACAGCAGATCCCCATTCAG GTTGGCCAGAATATCCAAGGCGTCCAACTGGGTATGCAAGGTGTACCAAACGTGCAGCAACAAGGCGTGGTAGGTCTCCAGGGTGTCCAGGGATTACAGTCTGGAATTCAGGGTATCCAGGGTGTCCAGGGATTGCAATCTGGAATCCAAGGTGTCCAGGGTCTGCATAACGTACAGGGTCTTCAAGGAACACAGCAGGGTATCCAGGGTGTGCAGCACGGTGTCCAGGGTGTGCGAGGCGTGCAGGGTCTTCAAGGAATACAGCAGGGTGTCCACGGTGTGCACCAAGGTGTCCAGGGTGTGCAGCAAGGTATCCACGGTGTGCAGCAAGGTGTTCAGGATGTACAGCTCGGAGTCCAGGGACTTCAGAAGTTGCAGCAAGGTGTCCAGCAAGGCGTGATCTCGGGACTGAACAGCCCCAGCCCGTACCAGCAGTCGGTCCAGGGAGGCTGGCAGAGCCAAATCACTGGCGGAATCGCTAGCGGCGTCATCAGCGGACAATTGTACGGCAGCGGCTCCGTCAACAACGTTGCCAGCGGACAGCTCCATGCCGGTGGCTTCCAGTACGTCCACGCTCAGCAGCACACGGTTCAGGACCAGACCGTCCAAGAATACTACAAGAACCAGCCCATTCAAGACATCATCGGCGGCACGATCTCCCTCGACGGCAAGCCGCTCGGCTTCCCCTTGGACCGACCTCTGAGCCTCGGCGCTCTCGGCGTCCCCAACATCTTCGTCAAGGACGTCTTAGTCTACCATGTGGGTCAGCCCACCAACGAAATCACTCAGTAA
- the Hex110 gene encoding hexamerin 110 isoform X1, with protein MRCLVLLLAFVAFASCSSGRHAADQDLLSKQQDVIQLLQNIGQEIPNHQLQELGINYDITNNALQYTNPIIVKYYAGVVQAGLVQPKGTVYTSSISQLRKEVALLYRILMGAKNYQTFLQTAAWARVNVNEGQFVKALIGAVLMRPDTKGIILPPLYEILPQYHLDARIIQEAQDIGIQNIQQGSQQQNIHVIPANYSALLSESEQKVSYFTQDVGLASYYGYLNLVNSILGEDDQQQQQQQPLTQQQYQQQIVGRYLHQVGQDQQNIVGHGAKYLYLHQQLLAHYELNRLTCGLAPIQEIDYNNINSEYHPHLRALNGLEFQSRPANLQLQPLKNKLIQHVIMLEQRLMDAIDSGHVITPQGIFLSLYQPQGVDILGNLIEGGGKSVNPRYYGSLQAAARKLLGNVPETQQLGETPSVLELGQTAVNDPVFYKLYKKVMNLYNKYQQSLPAYQWNELILPGVTIQDVDISELITFFNDYYLDLSATVPQLGLQQQQQQQQQQQQKVLAQLKRLDHKPYQYQINVISKQAVPNSVIRVFLGPKFDHQGQKINIAENHQSFVQLDQFIYDLAQGQNVIVRNSQQASGLSHDWPSIQEIQQGVHSAMSSQGPFYVTKPHQIFSFPARLSLPKGQPQGFPLQLLVVISAPGPLNVPYGPVNSHETVSYQTQQYQIVSPEQYQQLQQQQSQLPHVSGIQQTLEVLPESWMNSPLHIQNALNKVLGKQSWLGQQGIQQGRQQIPIQTHVSQVGQNIQGVQLGMQGVPNVQQQGVVGLQGVQGLQSGIQGIQGVQGLQSGIQGVQGLHNVQGLQGTQQGIQGVQHGVQGVRGVQGLQGIQQGVHGVHQGVQGVQQGIHGVQQGVQDVQLGVQGLQKLQQGVQQGVISGLNSPSPYQQSVQGGWQSQITGGIASGVISGQLYGSGSVNNVASGQLHAGGFQYVHAQQHTVQDQTVQEYYKNQPIQDIIGGTISLDGKPLGFPLDRPLSLGALGVPNIFVKDVLVYHVGQPTNEITQ; from the exons ATGAGGTGCTTAGTTCTCCTGTTGGCTTTCGTGGCTTTTGCTAGCTGCAGCAGTGGCAGACATGCTG CTGACCAAGATCTCCTCAGCAAGCAGCAAGATGTGATCCAGCTGCTGCAAAATATCGGCCAGGAAATTCCGAACCATCAACTTCAAGAACTCGGCATTAACTATGACATTACAAACAACGCTTTACAATACACCAACCCAATCATTGTGAAATACTATGCTGGCGTGGTCCAGGCTGGTTTAGTCCAACCAAAAGGCACCGTCTACACCAGCAGCATCAGCCAGCTCCGTAAAGAAGTAGCCCTTCTTTACAGAATTTTGATGGGCGCCAAGAACTACCAAACGTTCTTGCAGACTGCTGCATGGGCTCGCGTGAATGTCAACGAGGGACAATTTGTCAAG GCTTTGATCGGTGCCGTTTTGATGCGCCCGGACACCAAGGGCATCATTCTCCCGCCGTTGTACGAAATCTTGCCCCAATACCACTTGGACGCTAGAATCATCCAAGAAGCTCAGGACATTGGCATCCAAAATATCCAACAAGGCAGCCAACAACAAAACATCCACGTGATCCCAGCCaactactctgctctgctgtcCGAGAGCGAACAGAAGGTCTCCTACTTCACTCAGGACGTCGGTCTTGCTTCTTACTATGGCTACCTCAACCTCGTCAACTCCATCCTGGGAGAA GacgatcaacaacaacaacagcaacagcccCTGACCCAGCAACAGTACCAGCAACAGATCGTCGGTAGATACTTACACCAAGTTGGACAGGACCAACAGAACATCGTCGGCCACGGAGCCAAATACCTGTACCTCCACCAACAACTTCTGGCTCACTACGAACTGAACCGTCTCACCTGCGGACTCGCCCCAATCCAAGAGATCgactacaacaacatcaactCCGAATACCACCCGCATCTTCGTGCTCTGAACGGTCTTGAGTTCCAAAGCCGCCCGGCGAACCTCCAACTCCAACCGCTGAAGAACAAGCTTATCCAACATGTCATCATGCTGGAGCAAAGATTAATGGACGCTATCGACTCTGGACACGTGATCACTCCCCAGGGCATCTTCCTGTCTCTTTACCAACCACAGGGTGTCGACATTCTTGGTAACCTGATCGAAGGTGGTGGCAAGAGCGTCAACCCAAG ATACTACGGAAGTCTCCAGGCTGCAGCCCGCAAACTCCTCGGCAATGTCCCCGAAACCCAACAGCTCGGAGAAACGCCGTCGGTTCTCGAACTTGGCCAGACCGCTGTCAACGACCCGGTCTTCTACAAGCTCTACAAGAAGGTCATGAATCTTTACAACAAGTACCAGCAATCCCTGCCGGCTTACCAATGGAACGAGCTTATCCTCCCTGGAGTGACCATCCAAGACGTCGACATCAGCGAGCTCATCACCTTCTTCAACGACTACTATCTTGACCTTAGCGCCACCGTTCCCCAACTTGGCctgcaacaacagcaacaacagcaacagcaacagcaacagaaGGTTCTGGCTCAGCTGAAGAGACTGGATCACAAACCATACCAGTACCAGATCAACGTGATCAGCAAGCAAGCAGTACCCAACTCTGTCATTCGTGTATTCCTCGGACCTAAATTTGACCACCAGGGCCAGAAAATCAACATCGCCGAGAACCATCAGTCGTTCGTTCAACTTGACCAGTTCATTTACGATC TCGCCCAGGGCCAGAACGTCATCGTCAGAAACTCCCAGCAGGCTTCAGGCTTGAGCCACGACTGGCCATCGATCCAGGAGATCCAACAGGGTGTCCACAGTGCTATGAGCTCCCAGGGACCGTTCTACGTCACCAAG CCCCACCAGATCTTCAGCTTCCCCGCTAGACTGTCTCTACCTAAGGGACAACCTCAAGGCTTCCCTCTGCAATTGCTGGTCGTGATCTCCGCTCCAGGCCCGTTGAACGTTCCCTATGGTCCGGTGAACTCGCACGAGACCGTGTCCTACCAGACCCAACAGTACCAGATTGTCAGCCCTGAGCAGTACCAACAACTGCAACAGCAACAGAGCCAGCTGCCCCATGTGTCCGGCATCCAGCAGACTCTAGAGGTTCTGCCCGAGAGCTGGATGAATTCTCCGTTACACATTCAGAACGCTCTGAACAAAGTACTCGGCAAACAATCCTGGTTAGGTCAACAAGGCATCCAGCAAGGCAGACAGCAGATCCCCATTCAG ACACATGTCTCACAGGTTGGCCAGAATATCCAAGGCGTCCAACTGGGTATGCAAGGTGTACCAAACGTGCAGCAACAAGGCGTGGTAGGTCTCCAGGGTGTCCAGGGATTACAGTCTGGAATTCAGGGTATCCAGGGTGTCCAGGGATTGCAATCTGGAATCCAAGGTGTCCAGGGTCTGCATAACGTACAGGGTCTTCAAGGAACACAGCAGGGTATCCAGGGTGTGCAGCACGGTGTCCAGGGTGTGCGAGGCGTGCAGGGTCTTCAAGGAATACAGCAGGGTGTCCACGGTGTGCACCAAGGTGTCCAGGGTGTGCAGCAAGGTATCCACGGTGTGCAGCAAGGTGTTCAGGATGTACAGCTCGGAGTCCAGGGACTTCAGAAGTTGCAGCAAGGTGTCCAGCAAGGCGTGATCTCGGGACTGAACAGCCCCAGCCCGTACCAGCAGTCGGTCCAGGGAGGCTGGCAGAGCCAAATCACTGGCGGAATCGCTAGCGGCGTCATCAGCGGACAATTGTACGGCAGCGGCTCCGTCAACAACGTTGCCAGCGGACAGCTCCATGCCGGTGGCTTCCAGTACGTCCACGCTCAGCAGCACACGGTTCAGGACCAGACCGTCCAAGAATACTACAAGAACCAGCCCATTCAAGACATCATCGGCGGCACGATCTCCCTCGACGGCAAGCCGCTCGGCTTCCCCTTGGACCGACCTCTGAGCCTCGGCGCTCTCGGCGTCCCCAACATCTTCGTCAAGGACGTCTTAGTCTACCATGTGGGTCAGCCCACCAACGAAATCACTCAGTAA